From the Mycoplasmatota bacterium genome, one window contains:
- a CDS encoding divergent PAP2 family protein, whose product MFFNFPLVTSVIALVIAQLIKLPIHYFLHKEYMPEILLSTGGMPSSHSAFVTALVISIGMVNGIYTTDFAIAFVLAGVVIHDATGIRREAGRHATVLNKMGEDIQYLFSSMIKERNKEKYDQKFKELLGHEPSEALGGIILGILVASILYFVEYGL is encoded by the coding sequence ATGTTTTTTAATTTTCCTTTAGTTACATCTGTAATCGCTTTGGTAATAGCACAACTAATTAAATTACCTATTCATTATTTCCTTCATAAGGAATACATGCCAGAGATATTACTTAGTACAGGTGGTATGCCTAGTTCACATTCGGCTTTTGTTACTGCTTTAGTCATTTCAATTGGAATGGTAAATGGTATTTATACCACAGATTTTGCGATTGCTTTTGTTTTAGCTGGAGTTGTGATACATGATGCGACTGGAATAAGAAGGGAAGCAGGAAGACATGCTACTGTTTTAAATAAAATGGGGGAAGACATTCAATACTTGTTTAGTTCTATGATAAAAGAAAGAAATAAAGAAAAATATGATCAAAAATTCAAAGAATTATTAGGTCATGAACCAAGTGAGGCATTAGGAGGAATTATCTTAGGTATTTTAGTTGCTAGTATTTTATATTTTGTAGAATATGGATTATAA
- a CDS encoding CBS domain-containing protein, whose translation MKIKEIMTKSVISLKPYNSMKDASILMLEHNIGCIPIIDDDNHPVGIITDRDMIIRGLAQNNDGNTRLEDIMTTNLITVNPEDEVGIATHIMGQRQIRRLLVVDEFDKLVGFLAMADISTTAENDTKAGVALSKISLKSTDIKSNPNYGVDVMDFPL comes from the coding sequence ATGAAAATAAAAGAAATAATGACTAAAAGCGTTATAAGTTTAAAACCTTATAATTCAATGAAAGATGCATCTATCTTAATGTTAGAGCATAATATCGGTTGTATACCTATCATCGATGATGATAATCATCCTGTTGGTATTATCACAGATAGAGATATGATTATTCGAGGATTAGCTCAAAATAATGATGGGAATACACGTTTAGAAGATATCATGACAACCAATTTAATTACTGTAAATCCAGAGGATGAAGTGGGTATAGCGACTCATATTATGGGTCAGCGTCAAATCCGTCGTTTACTGGTTGTAGATGAATTTGATAAATTAGTTGGCTTTTTAGCAATGGCTGATATTTCAACAACTGCCGAAAACGATACAAAAGCAGGGGTTGCATTATCAAAAATATCATTAAAATCAACCGATATAAAATCTAACCCTAATTATGGGGTTGATGTGATGGATTTTCCGTTATAA
- a CDS encoding 5-formyltetrahydrofolate cyclo-ligase, which produces MKEYLRKKGLALRKQMHQDEVNDLSKKIIKQIKKQIDLMPYQVFGFYMPLGNEVDLRPLMRELIDLRKTIVIPKVHDQYTMDFYPIETINDVHKGHFGVLEPNCNRKMPKNKIDIIFIPGIYFSFQNYRLGFGAGYYDRYLKDYYQEKVGICYSFQHINNIPSQDYDIPMDFIITENPSHQPHN; this is translated from the coding sequence ATGAAAGAATATTTAAGAAAAAAAGGATTGGCTTTAAGAAAACAAATGCATCAAGATGAAGTAAATGATTTATCAAAAAAAATTATAAAACAAATTAAAAAACAAATAGACCTTATGCCTTATCAAGTATTTGGGTTTTATATGCCATTAGGAAATGAAGTGGATTTAAGACCCTTAATGAGAGAATTAATCGATTTAAGGAAAACAATTGTAATTCCTAAAGTACATGATCAATATACAATGGATTTTTATCCTATTGAAACAATTAATGATGTTCATAAAGGTCATTTTGGTGTATTAGAACCAAATTGTAATAGAAAAATGCCAAAAAATAAGATTGATATTATCTTTATTCCTGGCATTTACTTTTCTTTTCAAAATTATCGTTTAGGATTTGGTGCAGGATATTATGATCGTTATTTAAAAGACTATTATCAAGAGAAAGTTGGAATTTGCTATTCCTTTCAGCATATTAATAATATCCCTTCACAAGATTATGATATCCCAATGGATTTTATTATAACGGAAAATCCATCACATCAACCCCATAATTAG
- the cwlD gene encoding N-acetylmuramoyl-L-alanine amidase CwlD produces MKKGFPFIFVCLMFIFFFTVQVQTSAQVKKAYDEYTIYIDPGHGGYDGGAKRNNDLIEKELNLSVALYLRNYLEQVGINVLLTRNKDMDFVSPGKGSKKKRDLDKRIEMINNSNCDFFVSIHMNALRNPRWHGAQTFYFDNFAENKLLAEKIQQTLVEVLQNTHRKAKTVNTLYLFKKVKKPGALIEVGFLSNPYEANLLKQRQYQDKVAFGIYLGIIHFLNKEDILMEY; encoded by the coding sequence ATGAAAAAAGGATTCCCATTTATTTTTGTTTGTTTAATGTTTATCTTTTTTTTTACGGTTCAAGTTCAAACGAGTGCCCAAGTAAAAAAAGCTTATGATGAGTATACAATTTATATTGACCCAGGTCATGGTGGATATGATGGTGGAGCTAAAAGAAATAATGATTTAATTGAAAAAGAACTCAATTTATCAGTAGCTCTATATTTACGAAATTATTTAGAACAAGTGGGTATTAATGTTTTATTAACTCGGAATAAAGATATGGATTTTGTTTCTCCTGGAAAGGGATCAAAGAAAAAACGTGATTTAGATAAACGGATTGAGATGATTAATAATTCTAATTGTGATTTTTTTGTTTCTATCCATATGAATGCTTTAAGAAATCCAAGGTGGCATGGAGCACAAACCTTTTATTTTGATAATTTTGCAGAAAATAAGTTATTAGCTGAAAAGATTCAACAAACGTTAGTAGAAGTTTTACAGAATACACATAGAAAAGCAAAAACGGTAAACACATTATATCTGTTTAAAAAGGTTAAGAAACCAGGCGCTTTAATTGAAGTTGGGTTTTTATCGAATCCATATGAAGCAAATTTACTAAAACAAAGACAATATCAAGATAAAGTTGCTTTTGGGATTTATCTTGGGATTATCCATTTTTTAAATAAGGAAGATATTCTTATGGAATACTAA
- a CDS encoding DUF1805 domain-containing protein, whose product MFRVDRINLNNKAFFTYTIKLPKTTLLVIANDIGYFTCRAIDVDVFDSKPHLKERKVVCGCATGVKTIEELLNAPLVKVTQAAKNLGIYEGMIVRDALTKLE is encoded by the coding sequence ATGTTTCGTGTTGATAGAATTAATCTGAATAATAAGGCATTTTTTACCTATACGATAAAATTGCCTAAAACTACTTTATTAGTTATTGCTAATGATATTGGTTATTTTACTTGTCGTGCGATTGATGTGGATGTTTTTGATTCAAAGCCACATTTAAAAGAACGAAAAGTTGTTTGCGGATGTGCAACAGGTGTTAAAACAATTGAAGAATTATTAAATGCGCCTTTAGTAAAGGTGACACAAGCTGCAAAAAATTTAGGAATATATGAAGGAATGATTGTTCGTGATGCCTTAACTAAACTAGAATAA
- a CDS encoding glucose-6-phosphate isomerase, translating to MEQILQFDYSNIKDYLSSDELNTYQPYVEVAHKLLHDKRGLGNEYLGWLDLPESYDLEEFTAILNAATKIRNHSKVLVVIGIGGSYLGAKAAIELLNHHFYQMKNEVKVLFAGQNISSSYLHDLIEVLKDTDFSINVISKSGTTTEPAIAFRILKKLLEEKYGKEASRERIFVTTDKSRGALKKLASAENYQTFVVPDDVGGRYSVLTAVGLLPIGASGIDIKKMMDGAYQAMVQYATPYLEENAAYQYAVIRNSLYNKGKTIELLVNYEPALQYFGEWWKQLYGESEGKDNKGIFPTSANFSTDLHSLGQYIQEGRRDLFETVINVLEPKHEIIIEKDSNNLDGLNYLAGLTMDEVNKNAFKGTLLAHLDGGVPNLVINLRKLDAFEFGYLVYFFEKACAISGYLLGVNPFDQPGVEAYKKNMFALLGKPGYETLSEELNQRLKLK from the coding sequence ATGGAACAGATTTTACAATTTGATTACTCTAATATAAAAGATTATTTGTCTTCTGATGAATTAAATACTTATCAACCATATGTAGAAGTTGCTCATAAACTTTTACACGATAAAAGAGGACTTGGAAATGAATATTTAGGTTGGTTAGACTTACCAGAAAGTTATGACTTAGAAGAATTTACAGCAATATTAAATGCTGCTACTAAAATAAGAAACCACTCTAAAGTTTTAGTCGTTATCGGAATAGGTGGGTCATATTTAGGCGCTAAAGCAGCTATTGAATTATTAAACCATCATTTTTATCAAATGAAAAATGAGGTAAAAGTTTTATTTGCTGGACAAAATATTTCATCAAGTTATTTACATGATTTAATAGAAGTGTTAAAAGATACAGATTTTTCAATCAATGTCATTTCTAAGTCAGGTACTACAACAGAACCAGCCATTGCCTTTCGAATATTAAAAAAATTATTAGAGGAAAAATATGGAAAAGAAGCAAGTCGTGAAAGAATCTTTGTGACAACCGATAAATCTCGTGGTGCACTTAAGAAATTAGCATCCGCTGAAAATTATCAAACCTTTGTCGTACCAGATGATGTCGGAGGACGCTACTCGGTTCTAACAGCAGTGGGGTTATTACCAATTGGGGCTAGTGGAATTGATATTAAAAAAATGATGGATGGTGCCTATCAAGCGATGGTACAATATGCAACACCATATTTAGAAGAAAACGCAGCTTATCAATATGCAGTCATTCGAAATAGTCTTTATAATAAAGGCAAAACAATCGAGTTATTAGTAAATTATGAACCTGCTTTACAATATTTTGGAGAATGGTGGAAACAATTATATGGTGAATCAGAAGGAAAAGATAATAAGGGTATTTTCCCAACCTCAGCTAATTTTTCAACTGATTTACATTCATTAGGTCAATACATCCAAGAGGGTCGTCGAGATTTATTTGAAACGGTTATAAATGTTTTAGAACCTAAGCATGAAATCATTATAGAAAAAGACTCAAATAATTTAGATGGCTTAAATTATTTAGCGGGATTAACGATGGATGAAGTTAATAAAAATGCTTTTAAAGGAACATTACTTGCTCATTTAGATGGTGGAGTACCTAATCTTGTCATCAATCTAAGAAAATTGGATGCTTTTGAATTTGGGTATTTAGTTTATTTCTTTGAGAAAGCATGTGCAATATCTGGGTATTTACTTGGGGTTAATCCATTTGATCAGCCTGGAGTAGAGGCATACAAAAAAAATATGTTTGCACTACTTGGAAAACCTGGTTATGAAACATTATCTGAGGAGTTAAATCAAAGATTGAAGTTAAAATAA
- a CDS encoding YutD family protein, whose amino-acid sequence MIKIKNKVFELVKDYRDAFSEQLFKEKYLESFDKYDVIVGDMSSNILRLKGFTSRKSDSPFYVNKIPDYLNESCNYNCPYFIVKRVKNV is encoded by the coding sequence ATGATTAAAATCAAAAACAAAGTGTTTGAACTAGTTAAGGATTATAGAGATGCATTCAGTGAACAATTGTTTAAAGAAAAATACTTAGAATCATTTGATAAATATGATGTCATTGTAGGTGATATGTCATCTAATATTTTACGGTTAAAAGGTTTTACTTCAAGAAAATCAGATTCACCCTTTTATGTAAATAAGATACCAGATTATTTAAATGAATCATGTAATTATAATTGTCCTTACTTCATCGTTAAAAGAGTAAAAAATGTATAA
- a CDS encoding phosphatidylglycerophosphatase A, translating into MKDVDYEILRNKAIKMLELRGVKLVDIAKITLEIQTQYYDDLTLEECLDHVNNVLTKREVINTVLTGITIDIMAEEGHIEEPLRSLLMNDYTLYGIDEVLAYSIVNVYGSIGLTNFGYIDKLKVGIIGEVDKIGKQPNKCNTFLDDIVGAIAAAAASRIAHTR; encoded by the coding sequence ATGAAAGATGTTGATTATGAAATATTAAGAAATAAAGCCATTAAAATGCTTGAATTAAGAGGGGTTAAATTAGTTGATATTGCTAAAATTACTTTAGAAATACAAACACAATATTATGATGATTTAACGCTTGAGGAATGTTTGGATCATGTAAATAATGTTTTAACAAAAAGAGAAGTAATTAATACTGTTTTAACAGGTATTACAATTGATATTATGGCTGAGGAAGGTCATATTGAGGAACCATTAAGATCTTTACTCATGAATGATTATACTTTATATGGAATTGATGAAGTATTGGCATATTCAATTGTGAATGTATATGGTTCTATCGGATTAACGAATTTTGGTTATATTGATAAATTAAAAGTTGGTATTATTGGCGAAGTAGATAAAATAGGGAAACAACCTAATAAATGTAATACCTTTTTAGACGATATTGTTGGTGCAATAGCTGCTGCTGCTGCTAGTCGTATTGCACATACTAGATAA
- the yunB gene encoding sporulation protein YunB, with protein MHRHRRRRKFTVNKVILFLVLIFLLFMVLSKMYYRSPLIVYAKQKSYYYASVLINDSISNQIVPNIDTSKIINMETKSNGYVTSVIVDVYQINMLISKMTKQIQDQLLIYQKDSNHELNHLSIPIGVMFDNPIMNNIGPELNIKLKIIGSVYTDIVSSVKPYGINNSLIEVVIKTKVRFQVAIPFQKDEIEVETNTPLLIKIIQGSVPHYYYTGGNGNFSNPPKDDNPQPDSGLLE; from the coding sequence ATGCATAGACATAGACGTAGAAGAAAATTTACAGTAAATAAGGTAATCTTATTTTTAGTACTCATTTTCCTTTTGTTTATGGTTTTATCAAAGATGTATTATCGTTCACCACTCATCGTCTATGCAAAACAAAAATCTTATTATTATGCGTCTGTTTTAATTAATGATTCGATAAGTAATCAAATTGTACCTAATATTGATACTAGTAAAATTATAAATATGGAAACAAAAAGTAATGGTTATGTTACAAGTGTGATTGTTGATGTTTATCAAATTAATATGTTAATTTCTAAAATGACTAAACAAATTCAGGACCAATTATTGATTTATCAAAAGGATTCTAACCATGAACTAAATCATTTATCAATTCCTATTGGCGTTATGTTTGATAATCCTATAATGAATAATATTGGACCAGAGTTAAACATTAAATTGAAAATTATTGGTAGTGTTTATACTGATATTGTATCATCCGTTAAACCTTATGGGATAAATAATAGTTTAATTGAAGTAGTGATTAAAACAAAAGTAAGGTTTCAAGTAGCTATTCCATTTCAGAAAGATGAAATAGAAGTTGAAACAAATACACCATTATTAATTAAAATTATTCAAGGGAGTGTTCCACATTATTATTATACTGGAGGAAATGGTAATTTTAGTAATCCTCCAAAAGATGATAATCCTCAACCTGATAGTGGTTTGTTAGAATAA
- a CDS encoding NAD(P)/FAD-dependent oxidoreductase, giving the protein MIENTYDVTIIGGGPVGMYAAFYASLRKLKVKIIDALPELGGQLQAVYPEKFIYDIPGFKEVKAKDVISNLKEQMASVNENIEVVLNERVEYVRRRYEDNILEICTGNVCHYTKTVLITAGKGAFQPRTLGLSNEKQFSNIHYFITDVKHFEDKEVIIFGGGDSAVDWANMLNDIAKKVTIVHRRNDFRAHEHNVDKMKTSKINVLTPYVATKLEGSNGLVNKVHIKDTLTSEPKVIEVDDVIVLFGFLSSLGPIGTWDLTLEDRALLVDSHKQTNILGIYAAGDDCIYPGKVKMITCGFGEAVIAVNSIYRFIFPNHKNAPIYSSGLKKNEK; this is encoded by the coding sequence ATGATTGAAAATACTTATGATGTAACGATAATTGGTGGTGGACCTGTTGGAATGTATGCTGCATTTTATGCTTCACTACGAAAATTGAAAGTAAAAATAATTGATGCACTACCTGAATTAGGTGGGCAACTACAAGCAGTCTATCCGGAAAAATTCATTTATGATATACCTGGATTTAAAGAAGTAAAAGCTAAAGATGTCATTTCTAATTTAAAAGAACAGATGGCTAGTGTTAATGAAAATATTGAAGTCGTTTTAAATGAACGTGTAGAATATGTTAGGAGACGATATGAAGATAATATTTTAGAAATATGTACAGGAAACGTTTGTCATTATACAAAAACGGTTTTAATAACAGCGGGAAAAGGTGCTTTTCAACCACGTACATTAGGCTTATCAAATGAAAAACAATTTTCTAATATACATTATTTCATTACTGATGTGAAGCACTTTGAAGATAAAGAGGTCATTATTTTTGGTGGTGGTGATTCCGCCGTTGATTGGGCTAATATGTTAAATGATATTGCCAAAAAAGTAACTATTGTTCACCGTCGTAATGATTTTAGAGCACATGAACATAATGTAGATAAAATGAAAACTTCAAAAATAAATGTCTTAACTCCCTATGTTGCTACAAAATTAGAAGGATCTAATGGATTGGTTAATAAAGTTCATATAAAAGACACATTAACTTCAGAACCAAAAGTGATTGAAGTCGATGATGTGATTGTTTTATTTGGCTTTTTAAGCTCTCTTGGACCTATTGGTACCTGGGACTTAACATTAGAAGATAGAGCTTTACTAGTTGATTCTCATAAACAAACTAATATTTTAGGTATTTATGCAGCTGGTGATGATTGTATTTATCCTGGTAAAGTTAAGATGATTACCTGTGGTTTTGGAGAAGCAGTAATTGCGGTTAACAGTATTTATCGATTTATATTTCCTAATCATAAGAATGCACCGATATATAGTTCTGGGTTAAAAAAGAATGAGAAATAG
- a CDS encoding S1 RNA-binding domain-containing protein yields MALKEGSVVRGKVTGIQPYGVFVKLNHDMNGLIHISELTDDYVKDINEYVKIGDVVRVKVLELDEKNKNAKLSLKQAHNYYTRFQDRRQSKNKVIEETPSGFLNLKRMLEKITKFKK; encoded by the coding sequence ATGGCATTAAAAGAAGGGAGTGTCGTTCGAGGCAAAGTTACAGGTATTCAGCCTTATGGTGTTTTTGTCAAATTAAACCACGATATGAATGGTTTAATTCATATTTCAGAACTGACGGATGATTATGTAAAAGACATTAATGAATATGTCAAAATAGGTGATGTTGTTCGTGTTAAAGTTTTAGAATTAGATGAGAAAAATAAAAATGCTAAATTAAGTCTTAAACAAGCACACAATTACTATACGCGCTTTCAAGACAGACGGCAAAGTAAAAATAAAGTGATTGAGGAAACACCCAGTGGGTTTCTTAATTTGAAAAGAATGTTAGAAAAAATTACAAAATTCAAAAAATAG
- a CDS encoding HAD-IIA family hydrolase has translation MYNGYLIDLDGIAYLGENVIPSCRDFINRCVEEKIKFCFVTNNSTRTTKEVYEHLKRIGYKVNQENIITSSEVTAKYIKKENPLANVYLIGMNGIKTEFEKNKISMVSKNADYVVVGLDFNINYEKVSIACEEVFNGAKFISTNSDLRLSRTNGITPGNGSLTKVIELVTNVEPIYMGKPQIEMLEYGLEKLNLPKEEVAMIGDNYFTDIMGAHNFGMDSIFVETGVMKIQDLEAFTKQPTIIVRDLSQLKIK, from the coding sequence ATGTATAATGGTTATTTAATTGATTTAGATGGAATTGCTTATTTAGGTGAAAATGTGATTCCTTCATGCCGTGATTTCATTAACAGGTGCGTAGAAGAAAAGATTAAGTTTTGTTTTGTGACTAATAATTCAACCAGAACAACAAAAGAAGTCTATGAACATTTAAAACGAATTGGTTATAAAGTAAATCAGGAAAATATCATAACATCAAGTGAGGTTACAGCAAAATATATAAAAAAGGAAAATCCTTTAGCAAATGTCTATTTGATTGGAATGAATGGAATTAAGACTGAGTTTGAAAAAAATAAAATTTCAATGGTGTCTAAAAATGCAGATTATGTTGTCGTTGGTCTTGATTTCAATATCAATTATGAAAAGGTATCGATAGCTTGTGAAGAAGTATTTAATGGAGCAAAATTTATTTCAACAAATAGTGATTTAAGGCTATCAAGAACAAATGGTATAACACCTGGTAATGGCTCTCTTACGAAAGTAATAGAATTAGTGACAAATGTTGAACCAATCTATATGGGTAAACCTCAAATTGAAATGCTTGAATATGGATTAGAAAAACTTAATTTACCTAAAGAAGAAGTTGCGATGATTGGAGACAATTATTTTACTGATATAATGGGTGCTCATAATTTTGGAATGGATAGCATATTTGTTGAAACAGGTGTAATGAAAATTCAAGATTTAGAGGCGTTTACTAAGCAACCGACAATTATTGTAAGAGATTTGTCACAACTAAAGATAAAATAA
- the dapF gene encoding diaminopimelate epimerase encodes MEIPFVKFEANGNNYLLILDECVNKNLHIGRLIEKMSNKNFGIGSDGALILSNKYRPIPYVKIYNSDGSKASLCVNGLRIVSKYLFDTKYKEKQKLKIKTDSGIYETMNTLNNIIVKVKISNTFKEENYYFYGKKFHLYFLNIGNNHLYLINNGDIGYHFFKRTLGRHLCQHFNCNVGLITPNNPNSFSIITYEKGSKLTLSCGSNICGATMLLKEIDKINEDEEIEVETLGGLTTVQIIHDEVLYCGKARLVCKGTYYV; translated from the coding sequence ATGGAAATACCTTTTGTAAAGTTTGAAGCAAACGGTAATAATTATCTTCTAATATTAGATGAATGTGTAAATAAAAATTTACATATTGGTCGTTTAATCGAAAAAATGTCTAACAAAAACTTTGGTATTGGGTCAGATGGTGCATTAATATTAAGTAATAAATACAGACCTATCCCATATGTAAAAATATACAACAGCGATGGAAGTAAGGCATCACTATGCGTTAATGGATTAAGAATCGTTAGTAAATATTTATTTGATACAAAATATAAAGAAAAACAGAAATTAAAAATTAAAACAGATTCAGGAATTTATGAAACAATGAATACTCTAAATAATATTATTGTCAAAGTTAAAATATCAAATACATTCAAAGAAGAAAATTATTATTTTTATGGTAAGAAATTTCACCTATATTTTTTAAACATAGGTAATAATCATCTTTATCTTATAAATAATGGAGATATAGGTTATCATTTTTTTAAACGGACTTTAGGAAGACATTTATGTCAACATTTTAATTGTAATGTAGGTTTAATTACTCCAAATAATCCAAATTCATTTTCAATTATCACCTATGAAAAAGGATCAAAATTAACCCTATCTTGTGGAAGTAATATTTGTGGTGCTACCATGTTGTTAAAAGAAATAGATAAAATAAATGAAGATGAAGAGATTGAAGTAGAAACTTTAGGTGGTCTTACAACAGTTCAAATCATTCATGATGAAGTTTTATATTGTGGTAAAGCAAGGCTAGTTTGTAAAGGAACTTATTATGTATAA
- a CDS encoding NifU family protein, with product MNDIEKQVVEILGKIRPYIQRDGGDVEFIRFEDGIVFVKLLGACVGCSAADSTINDVIEQILVEEVPGVIAVEHI from the coding sequence ATGAACGATATAGAAAAACAAGTCGTTGAAATATTAGGAAAAATCCGACCATATATTCAAAGAGATGGTGGGGATGTTGAATTTATTAGATTTGAAGACGGCATTGTATTTGTCAAATTATTAGGGGCTTGTGTTGGTTGTTCAGCAGCAGATTCAACTATTAATGATGTGATTGAACAAATTTTAGTTGAAGAGGTACCAGGAGTTATCGCAGTAGAGCATATTTAA
- a CDS encoding ArsB/NhaD family transporter encodes MITAILIFIVTYIFIITEKINRTVITLFAAIVMIVIHIIDEESAIKAIDFNTIGLLVGMMIIVNILKRTGVFQFIAIKAAKYAKGDPWKIILFFSVITALSSAFLDNVTTILLIAPVTFVITDTLKINPIPFLTTEILAANIGGTATLIGDPPNIMIGGKTDLGFLDFITNLGPVIIVIFIITLFILKLLYRKSLKVEKENKLKIMDFDESKTIKDKPLLIKSLIVLGITIIGFTIHEIPFINVETSIVALLGASLLLLISKVDVEEILLEIEWPTIFFFIGLFIIVGGLEQQQIIHKLAHNLFTFTKGNMLFTALVILWLSALASSFLDNIPFVSVMIPLIKNFPEYGGNMGIDITPLWWALALGACLGGNGTLIGASSNVIVSGLLEKNGNKLSFLKYMKIGFPLMIVSVVISMIYLVIFYL; translated from the coding sequence ATGATTACCGCAATTTTAATTTTTATCGTAACTTATATTTTTATTATTACTGAAAAAATTAATCGTACGGTTATTACCTTATTTGCCGCTATCGTCATGATAGTAATTCATATCATTGATGAAGAAAGTGCAATTAAAGCGATAGATTTTAATACAATCGGATTACTAGTAGGGATGATGATCATCGTTAATATATTAAAAAGAACTGGTGTATTTCAATTTATTGCGATTAAGGCAGCGAAATATGCTAAAGGTGATCCATGGAAAATTATTTTATTCTTTTCGGTTATTACCGCTTTATCATCTGCCTTTTTAGATAATGTGACAACAATCTTATTAATAGCACCAGTAACATTTGTTATTACCGATACTTTAAAAATTAATCCTATCCCCTTTCTAACAACAGAGATTTTAGCCGCAAATATAGGAGGTACTGCCACTTTAATTGGAGATCCACCTAATATCATGATTGGCGGAAAAACGGATTTAGGTTTTCTAGATTTTATAACTAATTTAGGACCTGTGATTATTGTTATTTTTATCATCACACTGTTTATATTAAAACTTCTTTATCGAAAGTCATTAAAAGTTGAAAAGGAAAACAAATTAAAAATAATGGATTTTGATGAATCAAAAACGATTAAAGACAAACCGCTTTTAATTAAAAGTCTTATTGTTTTAGGAATTACTATTATTGGTTTTACAATCCATGAAATCCCTTTTATTAATGTAGAAACTAGTATAGTAGCATTATTAGGTGCTAGTTTATTATTATTAATTAGTAAGGTAGATGTAGAAGAAATACTTTTAGAAATTGAATGGCCAACAATCTTTTTCTTTATCGGATTATTTATTATTGTTGGAGGTCTAGAACAACAACAGATAATTCATAAATTAGCTCATAATTTATTTACCTTTACTAAAGGAAATATGTTATTTACAGCGCTTGTTATATTATGGTTATCAGCGCTTGCTTCCTCATTTTTAGATAACATTCCATTTGTTAGTGTCATGATTCCATTAATTAAAAACTTTCCCGAATATGGTGGTAATATGGGAATAGATATTACACCACTTTGGTGGGCACTAGCATTAGGTGCATGCTTAGGTGGAAATGGAACCTTAATTGGTGCTTCATCTAATGTAATTGTAAGTGGGTTGCTTGAAAAGAATGGGAATAAATTATCGTTTCTTAAATATATGAAAATTGGATTCCCTCTTATGATTGTTTCAGTGGTCATCTCTATGATATATTTAGTTATCTTCTATTTATAA